The nucleotide sequence ATTGACCCCGATTCGGAACTCGGGCGGCGTTGGATTCATCTGGTGATGACGCTGATCGGATTCCCCCGGCATCTGTCGCAACACGTCGGCGGGATGGTGATGACGGCGGGAAACCTGTGCGAATTGTGTGTGATCGAAAACGCGGCGATGCCGGGCCGGACGGTCATCCAGTGGGACAAAGACGACTTGGATGAACTGGGCATTTTGAAAGTGGATGTGCTTTCACTGGGAATGCTTTCGGCCATTCGGCGGGCGTTTGAATTGGTTCATCAGCATCACGGTCGTGATTGGAATCTGGCCAATCTGCCACCGGACGATCCGGCGACGTATGACATGATTTGTCGCGCCGATACGGTCGGTGTTTTTCAAATCGAAAGTCGGGCACAAATGAGCATGCTGCCGCGGCTGAAACCCAAGTGTTATTACGACTTGGTCATCGAAGTGGCGATCGTGCGTCCGGGGCCGATCCAAGGCAATATGGTGCACCCGTTCTTGCAGGCTCGTGAAAATCCCGATGCGGTGGTCTATCCCAACGATGCGATCCGGAAAGTATTGGAAAAGACCCTGGGGGTTCCGATCTTTCAAGAACAGGCGATGAAGTTGGCCGTCGTTGCGGCGGGATTCACGCCCGGCGAAGCCGACCAGTTGCGGCGGGCCATGGCGGCGTGGCGTCGTCCGGGAATCATCGACAAGTTTCGAATCAAGTTGCTGCAAGGCATGACCGCCAATGGTTTGACCGGTGATTTTGCCGAACAAGTGTTTCGCCAAATCCGTGGCTTCGGCGAATACGGATTTCCCGAATCACACGCGGCCAGTTTTGCACTGTTGGTGTATGCATCGGCGTACTTGAAGTGTCATTACCCCGCCGCTTTTTGTGCGGCCCTGTTGAACAGCCAACCGATGGGATTTTACGCGCCCGCGCAATTGATCGCTGATGCGCGAAATCATGGTGTCACCGTGCGACCGCCCGATGTGAATCACAGCCAGATCGACGCGACGTTGGAAGACGCCGGGCAGACGGTGCGATTGGGCCTGCGTTCGGTTCGCGGCTTGGCGATCGATCATGCCGAACGTTTGATCCAGCGGCGTCCAAGAACCGGGTATCGGTCGATGGCCGATCTGACCCGCCAAGCCGGCGTCGGGCAAGCGGTCATCACTCGCTTGGCCGATGCCGATGCGTTGCAATCCATCTGTGGGGATCGTCGCGCGGCACTTTGGCAATCGCTTGCCCAAGAACAACGACCCGATGCCACACCGCTGTTCGCATCGGCTGATGACGATGAAGCGGTCCCCGAATCGGTGACACCGATGGGCGACCTGCAGGAAGTCTATGCCGATTATGAGGCGACGGGTCTGAGTTTAAAGGGACACCCGATCGCGTTCGTCCGACGTGAACTGGATGCCCAACGTTGTGTTCGCAGTTGTGACCTGCCCCGATTGCGTGACGGGCGTCACGTCCGAGTGGCCGGTTTGGTATTGATGCGCCAGCGACCGGCGACCGCCAAAGGGATCACCTTTGTCACGATCGAAGACGAAACGGGACCGATAAACTTGGTGATGTTTGCCGATGTATGGAAACGTGAGTTTCGCGTCGCCAAAGGCAGTAATGCATGGATGGTCGACGGCAAACTGGAAAACCGCCAAAACGTGATTCATGTCATCGTCGGCAATCTGACGGATCTGTCCGAAAAGGTCACCGGTTTGACCACCAAGTCACGTGACTTTCGCTGACCGCGTTGCCGCTGAAGTCTTAAGGCTATCAGGCCATGCATCGAAGGACATGTGTGCGACCGCTTGACGCACAAGGGCTTTGAAATGAACAGCGGCGAAGCTGGCGGTTATTCTTTGCCTGTGCCGTCGACCCTTGGGCGATCGCGTCAAGAATGACTCCACCGGAACAATCACGTGAACCTTCAACTTTCTTCGGTATTTCGACGTCCTCCGTTTCATGGGCAAGGGATTGCAGCGCTCACCGCGTGCGTCGTAGCGTTAGTCGCGGGCACGGCGTCGGCTGACGATTGGCAGGAATTGTTCGACGGCGTTTCGTTACAAGGATGGAAGGCCGCCGAAAATCCGCAGACTTGGCGGGTCGAAGACGATTGCCTGGTTGCTGATGGACCGCGGAGCCATTTGTTCTATGTCGGAAACGCCGGAAATCACGACTTTCAAAACTTCGAACTCATTGCAGAATATCGAACGCAAGTGGGGTGCAACTCCGGCGTCTTTTTTCATACCGCATTTCAACAGTCCGGATGGCCGAAGCGTGGGTACGAAGTCCAAATCAATGACACCTATGTGGCGAAGGGCAACTACCGCGAACTCAAGCGAACCGGCAGCCTGTACGGTGTTCGAAATGTCTACGATCGGTTTGCCGGCGACGGCGTCTGGAACAAATTGAGAATCAAGGTGGCGGGCCGACGTATTCGAGTTTGGGTGAATGATGTGCCAACGGTCGACTACGTCGAACCAGACGATGCCCCGCGAGCAGAGTCGCGTTCGAAACGAATTCTGTCACGGGGAACCGTGGCTTTGCAGGCCCACGATCCCGACAGCCGGATCGCCTTTCGCCGTGTCGCAATCCGCATGATTAGTGACAAGTCATCGGATGAAGCCACCACTGACCCGCGCGTTAGTGGGTATGGCGTGTCGTCCGAACAAATGGATCGATTGGCGTCACAGAATATTCCCGTGATTGACTATCACGTTCATTTGCGCGGTGGCATGACGGTGGACAAAGCCGTTCATCGGCGTTGTGCCACCGGCGTCAATGTGGGTGTGTTACGCAATCTTGGTGCGGGCTGGCCAATCGAAACTGACGAGCAACTCAAATCCTTTCTCGATTCCATCGGATCGAAGCCAGTGTTTGTGGGACTGCAGGTCAACGACCGCGATTGGATGGATCGTCATTCGCCGCAGTTACTCAAGCGGCTCGATTTCGTCTTGGCCGATACCATGATCATGCCCATGCCGACCGAGGACAGCCCACCGGTCAAACTGTGGATGCCTGAAGGTTATGACATCAAGGATCCGGATGCATGGATGGAACGCTACATGCTTCACAACCTAAAGGTTTTGTCCGAACCCGTGACGATCCTGGCCAATCCGACGTACCTGCCGCCACCAGTGGAACACCTGTACGACGCATTGTGGACCGATGAAAGGATGCGAACGATCATCGACGCGGCGATCGAGAACGAAGTGGCGCTGGAGATCAATGCCAGCAGCGGACTTCCCAGTGACCGGTTCATTCGACTTGCAAAGTCGATGGGGGCAAAATTCAGTTTCGGTACGAACAACTTTGATGATCAACCGATCGACATGGGACGCTTCGTCGAAGCGATCGAAAAGTTCGGTCTGACCAAAAATGACATGTACGTTGCCGATCAACCGGGCGACCATTGATCCAGCACCGTAAACGTTTGAGATTCGCGTTCTGTTACGGACGTTTCTCTTGTTTGGGGTCATGAATTGACGACAGCGATGGCGTCATTGACGCTCACTCGTCGAACCGGTTTCTTCATCGTGGCTAATAAGGTCGGGTATCCGATCACAAGCGTTGTCTTCGTCGCACCCACGGCTAGCGTCGCCGGTTCACCTGCGGCTAGCGTCTTCAGCTCAGATGCCACGATCCGACCCATGGATAGACAGTTCCCAGCATGCGGTCATTCGCTGGATGTTTTAAGGCTTCGGTAAAGCCAGCCGAAGCCGCCGACCATCGCTGCGCAGAACGCGATCCAATACCAAGGGAAACGTCGTGGCGTTGCCGCGACTTGCCCCACCGGTAACTCTTCCGCGTCAACGTGGACAGCGGACACGGTGGCCTTCAAGGGTGTCGTCGTCTGACCGGTCGTCGCCCAGATATCAATTTGTCCGGGTTTTCCGACCGGACCCGTGGCTCTGCACAGTTCCTTGGCCATCGCCCCGCCACTGCCACCGAAAAACGCGTACTGTCCGTCGCCCAGATGACGAATTTCCATCTCCGATGCACCCAATCGTGCCGGGAATTGTTGATAGGTTGACTCACCGTCGTGTTTGCTATTGACGAACATGATGATTTGACCGCCGGGCCGACGCACGTGGCCGATCGTGGTGATATTCGCGTCGTCGCCGAAATGAATGCGGAAAAGGATTCCCACACCGCCGCCCCTGGGCGGCGTGTCCGCTTGCAATAACGTGTAATTCAGACCGGCTGTAAAATTGCCGTCCACCTTGAACCGACTCTTGAAACCAGCTGTGTTCATCGGCTGGGCACCATCGCCGCCGCGATAGTTGGTTTGCCAACCACCGCGATCCAGTTGGAAATGTTCCAATGCCGGATTGTATCGACGCATCCATGCCGGATCACCGAAACTTCCGGGGCCAAATTGATGCGTCAGTTCCGTGGCATTGACGATTTGGTGAGGCATGATGATTGCCCCCAACCAAATACAGGCACTGATCGCCGGGAGGATGATGTTTGCTGATCGCCTATTCACTTGATTGCTCCGTTTCGCGACCGGCCGGACTTAGCAGTCCCCGCAACACCAACCAATCGATTTGTCGTGAGACAAGATCTGCTGCGCCGTCCAACCGTGCAAACACGGCGCCGCCCGGATGTGACGAACCCCAGTTGTGTTTGTATTCAATTTCGGGCTGATCGGGCTGGATCAGCACGCCGTCCCGCACCGTTCCACGGCTTCCGCCGGTAAAAATCGGCTCGTCCCAATACCAACTGGTCTCCGTTTGCACCAAAGGATCAAACGCCTTTTCACCGAAAGCGATGGTCTGACTCAAGCCGTCAATGATGTGCGCCGGGCGCAATGCTTCGGGATAATTCAGCATAATCATCGCATTCCCGGCATAATCGGTTTTCGCCCAAGCGCGATCGCCGGCATCGTATTCCCCGTTTTCATCATTGACCGGCGGCAGCGGTTCGCCTCGCGGCCGGCTGGGACAACGAAACAGCGGTCCCGCGTTTTCGACACGGATGCTTTGATGTGATTCCACTTGCTCCACCATGGGCAAAATCGCATAGGCCCAACTGCCGGTCTGCTTGGTGGGATGCGCAAACGGTATCCCAACGCCCCACCAAAACCGTTGATCGATCTGTCGATCGAAGGTTCCGACCCGGACCATTTCACCGTCGGTATTCTTGATGCGGCTTTCGCCATCGTCGCCACCGTTGCCCGGCAGGTATTTCATCCGGTCGATGTGCATTTGAATCCCCAATCCCAATTGTCGGGATTGGCTAAGGCATTGTGTGCGTCTGGCCGCCTCGCGTGCCGATTGCGTCGCCGGTGCCAGCAACGATATCAGAACGGTCACAATCGAAATCACCACCAACAATTCGATCAAGGTAAAACCACTACGGCG is from Crateriforma conspicua and encodes:
- a CDS encoding error-prone DNA polymerase, with the translated sequence MSYVELHCRSNFSFLRAASHPDELVQQAAELGYAGIAITDRHSIAGVVRGFAPASELGIQYIVGAELHPVDAPSMVVWPTDRAAYGRLCRLLSRGRMRCEKGQCTLHWSDIVELNDGLLAGVLPDDPSSVWDDEAGSGESAGNRSGMTPQAMARLGRFIRTHFRDVFGDRGYLMAELHQGVDDDLRLQTLADLALRYDVPLVASGGVAYHTPDRMLMHDCVTAIRLGKTIAEIHADRYANSQRHLKSLARIRHLYREQPRAVSRTLEIAQRCQFRLSELRYEYPEEIAPSGMTMIEHLKRLTWEGAKQRWPGGVPDNVLASLKHEIQLIEELKYEAYFLTVWDMVRFARSRGILCQGRGSAANSSVCYCLGITAVDPGQGELLFERFISRERNEAPDIDVDFEHQRREEVLQYLYEKYGRDRAGMTATVTTYRGKSAIREVGKALGASADAIDTLAKLAGSYDRNPDLPDRCRQSGIDPDSELGRRWIHLVMTLIGFPRHLSQHVGGMVMTAGNLCELCVIENAAMPGRTVIQWDKDDLDELGILKVDVLSLGMLSAIRRAFELVHQHHGRDWNLANLPPDDPATYDMICRADTVGVFQIESRAQMSMLPRLKPKCYYDLVIEVAIVRPGPIQGNMVHPFLQARENPDAVVYPNDAIRKVLEKTLGVPIFQEQAMKLAVVAAGFTPGEADQLRRAMAAWRRPGIIDKFRIKLLQGMTANGLTGDFAEQVFRQIRGFGEYGFPESHAASFALLVYASAYLKCHYPAAFCAALLNSQPMGFYAPAQLIADARNHGVTVRPPDVNHSQIDATLEDAGQTVRLGLRSVRGLAIDHAERLIQRRPRTGYRSMADLTRQAGVGQAVITRLADADALQSICGDRRAALWQSLAQEQRPDATPLFASADDDEAVPESVTPMGDLQEVYADYEATGLSLKGHPIAFVRRELDAQRCVRSCDLPRLRDGRHVRVAGLVLMRQRPATAKGITFVTIEDETGPINLVMFADVWKREFRVAKGSNAWMVDGKLENRQNVIHVIVGNLTDLSEKVTGLTTKSRDFR
- a CDS encoding DUF1080 domain-containing protein, encoding MNLQLSSVFRRPPFHGQGIAALTACVVALVAGTASADDWQELFDGVSLQGWKAAENPQTWRVEDDCLVADGPRSHLFYVGNAGNHDFQNFELIAEYRTQVGCNSGVFFHTAFQQSGWPKRGYEVQINDTYVAKGNYRELKRTGSLYGVRNVYDRFAGDGVWNKLRIKVAGRRIRVWVNDVPTVDYVEPDDAPRAESRSKRILSRGTVALQAHDPDSRIAFRRVAIRMISDKSSDEATTDPRVSGYGVSSEQMDRLASQNIPVIDYHVHLRGGMTVDKAVHRRCATGVNVGVLRNLGAGWPIETDEQLKSFLDSIGSKPVFVGLQVNDRDWMDRHSPQLLKRLDFVLADTMIMPMPTEDSPPVKLWMPEGYDIKDPDAWMERYMLHNLKVLSEPVTILANPTYLPPPVEHLYDALWTDERMRTIIDAAIENEVALEINASSGLPSDRFIRLAKSMGAKFSFGTNNFDDQPIDMGRFVEAIEKFGLTKNDMYVADQPGDH
- a CDS encoding DUF1559 family PulG-like putative transporter, which encodes MMYRRSGFTLIELLVVISIVTVLISLLAPATQSAREAARRTQCLSQSRQLGLGIQMHIDRMKYLPGNGGDDGESRIKNTDGEMVRVGTFDRQIDQRFWWGVGIPFAHPTKQTGSWAYAILPMVEQVESHQSIRVENAGPLFRCPSRPRGEPLPPVNDENGEYDAGDRAWAKTDYAGNAMIMLNYPEALRPAHIIDGLSQTIAFGEKAFDPLVQTETSWYWDEPIFTGGSRGTVRDGVLIQPDQPEIEYKHNWGSSHPGGAVFARLDGAADLVSRQIDWLVLRGLLSPAGRETEQSSE